The following is a genomic window from Motacilla alba alba isolate MOTALB_02 chromosome 24, Motacilla_alba_V1.0_pri, whole genome shotgun sequence.
TCTGAACCAGTGACCTCGAGGAGAGGACCCCGTGTTTCCCATCTGCAAGCCAAAGGCCAGCCCAGTCCTTTCTTGTCTGGGAGGCATTTATTTGGCTGAGGGCCAGGCGGGCCATTGTACAACGCTGCCATTTCCCGACAGCTCCCATAAatctctcccagctcccactgggaagggggaagggatgCCTGGGCGTGCAGTTTCTCTCTTGGGGtgcccccaccccaccccagtGTTATCTCAGGCCTTTCATGTGCAGCCATGTCACCTGGAGCTATAATCTTGCCACATCTCTCTCATCTTCCTTCTAAGGCTCCCCCTCCCCTCGTGTTGGAAACTCAAGTTTTACAATCCCTGTGGtgctcaggctctgcaggagtGAGTCAGTGGATGACAGAGAGACCTCCAGTGAAAGCCTGCTGCCACAGGAAGGGCCTGGGGTGACTCACTGGAGCCCACTCCTTCACTGCAACGGGCTCCCAGCAGGGCGAGGCAGGCCCTGTGCTcttggaagagcagcagaatcCTGATTTAAATGCCTGGCAATCAATGCAAAGCCTCCCTGGCAAGAGCAGAGCTACTAACCCAAACCTCTTGGCCAAGTGCCGCCTCACACCTTTGCTTCTTGCCACCTGAAATTCCCCTGCTGGGATTTAGgatcttttttcctgtgtttcccaCCCTGCCTGAAACACCTGGGATGTTCCTTTGGGCTGCTGGAGGCTCTGCCCCACAAGAGTTGCATTTCagactttgttttcctttggaaagatTCAGAGTTCAGAAACACCAGCAGAGAAATTTTGAAGTGCCACCGAGTGGAAAGTTTTgggctcctgctccatcccgCTTTTCCTTCATGGAAAATTTGCAGTGTCTGTGAGAGATACGGGACCGTGGATGGGACATCGCTGCCCGTGGCCATGGTGCTGTCCCAAAATCGGGTCCTTTTGTGTGAGTTTGTGCAGGTTGAAGTGTGAGGCGTTGATTTGTCCTCCTGTAGGATCCCAGCTGCTGTGACTAAGAATCAGGAGCGATCCCTGTGACATCTGCATCAGTCATGATATTGCCACACCAGAGGGTGGCTCATCACGCTCTGCCAAGGGCTGTTTCAGTGCCCTGGGGGGGAGATGAGTATCAGGGAACGGGAGGGAGAGAAATTGGTGAGAGGCTCAGCAGAGGCAAGGTTGTGCAAAGCAGAGTGGAGTTCACATGGCTCTTAACAAAGAGGCATTGAGTGAGGTTGTGACAGAGCTCACCCAGAGCCTGGAGATCATTTCCAGAGCTTTCTGTATGGGGGAGCAAGAACCTGATTTGCAAGTGTGGGAGCCTTGCTGGAACAGCACCTCCTGGGCTTTTAGGAGAAAGGGTTTCCAGCTCCAAGAGCCACCACCTGCCACTTCTGCTGTGTCCCAATGCCCCTGACACGCAGGGAGTGCAGAccttccttcccagcccctgtgcctCAGGGCACCTCGAGCTGAGCACGGGAGCCCCCGGGGCCTCGGTGAATATCTGGGGTTGGGATCGTGGGGAAAGGCACCAACACAAACCACTTCAGAGGCCAAGGTGGAGGAGTAGGATCTCCGAGGTCTGCACTAATGAGGTCTTGGCACCAACATGTCTTTGGCACATGGCTGGGCCCTTTTTGGTCCGTGACAAAAAATAACACCACAAAACTAATGAATAAAATGCAAGTGGGCAAGCTGCAACCCATCCAGCTAATCCTTGCTCGGgtgctggctgcccctgggagGTGTCAGCATGGATTGGTGGGCACTGGGAGATCTGGGGTGTGAAAATGGCAGGATTCATCCCAAGCTTTCTCCCTGCCCTACCAACCACACGGATCGTTCAGCAAAGGAGGAACGCGGCCAATCCCAGcacttcacacacacacacatccagcTGAATATGTTCAAACCTCTCCAGAGGCTGATtagtgattttattttctcctcctctgccgGCCGTGCGTGCTCATTGCCATCAATTATCTATGCATTTGCCCTGATGAATTATTGAGTGTGTAACGGGGTGAGGGAAGGCCCGCCAGCCCAGCTCAGTCACCTTGCAAACAAGCACTCTCCAGAGCGTGGCAACAGCCAAGTTTGCCCTCTGGCTTCTGATTTAGGATGGGGAGCTGATCCAGCAGCCTCCCAAACCCCTTTCCCCCATCTGTCCCCCTTCCTCATCGCTGCATTGAGGTGTGGGTGCTCCTGGAGCAGAATGGGTGCGTTGTTTTCCTGATTTAAGGCTTGGGTGAGTGGAACAGAGAGAGTTTTTCCTGTCTTGCAAAAGAGTTGTTCAGTCACCTGGAAAGGAAACGCGATTTCCGCgctgtgtttggggtttttcagggtgtttttttgtttgttttgttttgttatttcttctgctgggtgttatttttttgttttcccttttcccctggaGCCTTGAGAAAGTTTGGAATGTGTTTTTGTCAAGGCTGCTGCATGTAAGGGCCTGAATCCCAGCTTTGGCAGCATTTGGCTCTTGGCAAGCTCTCCTCACTCAACTGGCACCAGCTTTTTCCCTGGCCAGAAGTCTGGCTCttcacacctgggcacaggaggGTTCTGCAGGACCATTGCGGCTTCAGGAACAGGTTTATCATCTCCAAAATCCACTTTTTCTCCAGTTTATGTCCAAACCCAGCCTGTTTTGATGCATGggtcccatggcagggggagggCAGAACTGGGAATTGTTGCTGCTGCTCAAGGTCAAGATAAataacttgatttttaaaagggacAGTTCATTAATTTGCAGGGAAATCACAGCATAAAGGAAGGGCACAGTAATGATGGATGGAGTGGGAGACTGGACTGACCTCCCCTGTGCTATCCATcacattccctgctggaatGGCTGCAGCTTGATTGACCTTATCTCCATTCAAGAGGCACATCTCAGTTGCCCATCAGTCGCGGCCTTCAGCCTGGCAGCGCTCATGCCACAGggactgccagccctgcagggtgaCTCTGAGGAGAATCTGGTGGCCTTCCACCCTCTCCTGTCTGCACTTTGGCTCCTCTGCCGCTCCCGGGCACCAGAGGAGACGCTGAGCCGTGACTTCCCGCGCTGGCGGATGGGGCCGCTTTGCTGGGGTGTGGAAATGCCGGTTCAAAGGGCCCCGCTGGGCCCCGTGGGGGGTCAGGGAGCTtgtggggagcagagccagctcttgtggggagcagagccagctgtggcagcgccccagccccaggcaggccCCGCTGGGGGCACGAGCCCTTGGTGAAAGAGGCGCTGATGACTCCGCGCTCCCCCggccctgggagctgagggagtGCTGAGCACACCCACCCAGGCTGGGCCGTTCCCAAGGCCCTGGCTACGTGATTGAAGTGCTCCCCAGCAAGCTCCCACACGCTCTGGGAGGCTCTGGAGCCTTCCGAGCCAGACTGCTTGGCAAAGCTGTTCCTCACCTCGGTGGGTGTGGGCAACGCTGCGAGAGGCTCGCTCACCTTCCAGGGTGGAAGGAGCAGCATATGCTGCGCAGCATGGTGGAGACATCTCCCCCTCCCCTGGGCACCCATTCTTCCCTCAGATCCCAGCGTGGCCTCATCTAAACCCAGCCTGTGCCCTCGTTTCAGCAGGGAGGATGTTGTGGGCGCTGGCGGCAGAAAAGTCCTGCAgtgtgccctgctgctgggacatcCTTCTCCAGAGGGGAAACATGGTCCAGATGTGACTTTCTCAGAGTGGGGACATCCCTACCCTCTGCTTTGTGGAGGGAAAACTGTGGGGAAGatggccctggctgtgctgggaggggaagggtgcaccctgccagccccagaggACACGGTGGCTTTGTGCATGCAGGCACTTGAGGGCACCAGCGCTTTGCTGTGGCTGTAAGAAGCTCTGGAGAACATTCCTGAGcacccagctgcagtgctggggtgtGGGGCTTGGCTCGGGGAGCAGGGGGCAAGTTCACACAAAGCTCTGGAGGCCGAGTTTCGGTCGGAACTGCTGATGGCTGTGGTCAGCTGGTGGCGTCTCGTGGCCAGGCTGGGTTGTTGGGGCTTGTCCTCAGGGTcacaggaaggagaagggagaaagaagaggcGTGGATGAGATGCGGGGATTAGGATaaggctgggaacagcaggcAGGGAGTGAGGGGGCAACGTGGAGTGTGGGTGGAGAAGAGTTTTGTCTGCCTGCACtcgtgtgtgtgtctgtgaaaCTGCAGGAAGGAGACTCTTGGAGAAGTCCCAGGGCACATCTGCCACGGGGACCAACACTGAGGAGTTTATTTTAGCCTTGGACAGGGAGCCATTCATCCCTGGAAGAACCGAGTAGGGTGACATTTCTCTTTGGAGGTGCTGTCTTGTTTCTCttgctctgcatttttctttccccagcccctctctctgTTCCATTACTCTTTCATGTTCCTCACTCTCTGTGCAAAACATGAAAGAGTCCtctatctttcttttttttttattatccctttctttcctttcctccctggcTCCCAGAATCCATCCAACTGCAGATTCTCCCAGAAGCTGGGAGCAAAACCCGCTTTTCTCGTTCTTCCCACCTTGCCTCTCTGCTGTCTTTATCATACAAATACTGGCTGTATAATTACCAGAGCATTATCTCTGAACACACAGATTAGGAAAAGACACAGTGGCAGCAAAGATGAATTTCAGGGTCAGTCTGGTGGGAGATACTTTTCTCCATCTGTCAGGGGAGGAATCAACTGAGACAGAAGAGCTGTCATGGACTGCAGCTCCCACTTTTCACCAGCACCTTCCACAGAATCAGGGTGGAAGGTTCCTAAATTCAGCCATCTCTGGGGTTATAAAAAGGCCACAGAAAGAATCTGGATGATACAGGGAGATCATGCAAGGTGTAGAGGCAGTGCCTTAAAGCTGTTCTCATATGGGAATTATTGCTGCCCTGAAATGAGGGCTGAGTCTTTGCAGCTCCTTTAATTACTGCTGCAGCTCCAATGGGATTAAATGGATGTCTGAGTGTGTGTTAGCATATGTTGGGATGTGCTGTGCTGATAAACATCAGGGCTTTCACATGCCTGCAGACACACATGCCCTGCATATTTACCATGGCTGACTCCGTGTCACCCTGAGCTGAAGACAAAAGGGAGGAAGGTGTTATTGATGCAGCCTTGTGCCTTtgggtgatgatgatgatgagccctgggctgggctggtcaTAGTGGGAGGAAGGTGTTATTGATCCAGCCATGTGCCTTtgggtgatgatgatgataagCTGGGCTGGTCATAGTGGGAGGAAGGTGTTTATGACCAAGAATGAAGCTGCAGGTGGATGCAGAAGGTGCCTGTAGCCACAAATTGCTCTTGTATCAGCCATGTCAATAAgaaacacaagccctgtgaggaaccactgagggagctgggggtgctcagcctggagaaaaggagactcagggctgccctcatcactctcacagctcctgaaaggtgcctgtgctcagctggggctgggctctgtctccaggcagcactgacagaaccagagcacacagcctcgagctgtGTCAagagaaatttaggttggatattaggaagaagttttttccagaaagggtgataaagttctggaatggctgcccggggaggtggtgcagtcaccatccctgggtgtgtttaacacagcctggatgtggcactgggtgccagggtttagctgagctgttggggctgggctggactcgatgatcttgaaggtctcctccaacctggtgattctgtgaattctgtgataCAAGTGGAGTAAACAGAGAAATTCCTGAGGCTGATGCCAATAACCACAGTGCTTCTGGGAAGTGCCCAAACGCTCACGAGTTGCCATTTCGTTGCAGGGCTGCAAGCTCAGAGTGTCTTGGTCAATGACACCGTCTCGGGGTTCATCGGCACGGACGTggtgctgcactgcagcttcACCAACCCGCTGCCCATTGTGAAGATCACGCAGGTGACGTGGCAGAAGGCCACCAACGGCACCAAGCAGAATGTGGCCATCTACAACCCCGCCATGGGCGTGTCCATCCTGTCCCCCTACAAGGAGAGGGTGACCTTCCGGAACCCTTCCTTCAAGGATGGCACCATCCAGCTGTCCcggctggagctggaggatgaGGGGGTGTACATCTGTGAGTTTGCCACTTTCCCAACTGGCAACCGGGAAGGGCAGCTGAACCTCACCGTGCTGGGTAAggctctgggcaggctctgcagggtgaaCCTCCGGTCcaacagagctggaggaagctgAGATTCACATCCTGGCAGCTCAGGGCAAATCAGGGGTGTAAATTGTCGCTGGGATTGATTTTTAAGTTGACTGGGAAGAGGTGAAGAGCAGGGAGAACAAAGCAGGTGGGTCTGAGACAGCTGAGCTGTCACACCTCTTCTTTTTCCAGCCCTCAGTTCCCCTTTGCCCTCCACCTACACTCCTAATGTAGGTGCAGTAACAGTGACCAGGTCCCTGTGGGTGAGTTTTAATGAGCTGGGGCTGtcaagagagaagaaacaacAGATTGATCCTAAACTCAAGCAGAGTTtgtccctggagctcagggctgtgagTGAACAGACCCCACCCAAGGTCTACATGAGTTGTTTTTTCTCCAATTTCAGCTCCTTTCTACCACAGGGATGAAAACCTCTGGGAGGAAAGGATTGACTTTCCATATATCTGCATTTAGGGCACTTCCACCATTGTTTCCCCATAAATGATGCAGGTAGATGGTGCATGGTACATAGGCACTGCCATAAATCAATTATTACATGGGAATTATCGCTGGCAATTTGCACACTCTGGACTCACCACAAGCTCTGTCACAGCCTCAGTGGTGTTAGGTGGCTCTTGGGATGtagcaaacagcagcactgcttttctAACCATCCCTTTGcacccttttctcctcctcctcctcctcctttctgcaCTCCCCTGCAGCCAAACCCACGAATTGGATGGAGGGCACCAAGAGGCCACTAATTGCCAAGTCTGGCAGGACAGAAAAGATCTTGGTGGCCACCTGCACCTCCTCCAACGGGAAACCCCCCAGCACCGTCACCTGGGACACGAAGCTGAAGGGGGAGGCGGAGTTCCAGGAGATCCGGAACAGCAACGGCACCATCACGGTGATCAGCCGGTACCGGCTGGTGCCCAGCCGCGAGGCGCACCGCCAGCAGCTCATGTGCGTGGTCAACTACCAGCTGGAGAGGTTCACCGACAGCATCACCCTCAACGTGCAGTGTAAggggcctggcacagctgggagggctccctgctcagggctggctgcggGATAGGCTCTGGGGAAAGAGGGGTTTGGCAGGGGAGGGGCTGCGGTCTTGGTTTTGAGAGTGAAAATTGAAAGGATCCTTTGGAATAATCgtgggttttctctttttcttaccttctttctctgcctctgccGTGTCCCTTTTGCTCCCCTTCTCGCTCACTTTTGCACTCCCTCACATTCCTTGTCCCATCATCTTTCCCTCCTCAtgttccctctccttctcccacTCCTGCCCCCTCATCTCTTcctgtctccttttctcccctttcctttcccacaTTCCTTGTCCCATCACCTTTCCCTCCTTGAAatctttccttctcccactcCTGCCCCCTCATCTCTCCCTATTtcattttctcccctttcccacaatcctttcctctccttttaatctctctccttttcccacccGTGCCCCTCATCTCTTCCCATCTcatttcctcccctttcccttcccacaaccctttcctctctccttttccccccctgctctcctccctttccccccacccctgcaGATGAGCCAGAAGTCACCATCGAGGGCTTTGATGGCAACTGGTTCCTGAACCGCAAGGATGTGAAGCTGACCTGCAAATCTGATGCCAACCCCCCAGCTCACACCTACGAGTGGAAGCTGTaagtgtccccagagccacgCTGCCAGCAGCAAATGCCACCTCCCAACAGGGACACGGAGTCTCTGCAGACACCTCCCTCACCCTGTGGTCACTTAGGGCCCAGTCCCATTAGTGTCAGCAGTGTCACCCCAAGGTACAGCCCGTGGCTGCCAGCTCACTGCAGCCTCAATATCCAGGGAAAACTTCCCCTTCTCACCTCACTGGGATCATATTCTGCCCTGGTGACGTGAGGCAGCTGGGATGTGACGAGGTGATTAACGTGCCCAGCACCACCAAGAGCCTcggcagcagagctgggaaagaacCCAGGATTTCCCTGCTTTGAAAAGGCACAAATAACACAAAATTTGTCTGTGTGTGAACAACCTTCCTCTGGAATCAGCTCCTCACGTGACTGACATTAAACAGCAACAACTCCTTGTCCTCAGGTTTCCAGCTTTTGGCTGAACACACTAAAGGGACTTGAAAAGTGAGTGAGGGGTGTCTGGGCAGTCAGGTGGGAATTGATTCAACCTGATGTggttctcctgctgctctttcttctcTGTAAGCACTCATGTAGCTTTAAAAGAGGAAGATCAAATGgatcctttcttcttttcagctgGCATTTGTCATCAGGAGAGAGGCTCTCAACATGGCTTTGCAAGGAGCACATTCTCTCTCATTCCACTTCCCAGATCACACTGTTCAAAGTGAAAGTCTGAAGAGGattgtttttcctgccttttttcctagttctccatccccagctctctcCATCTGTTGGTTCTGCCAGTCTGACTTAAACTCTGAGGGGCTCTCTGGGTTCCTCACAACATTTCCAGGAAAGCCTCAGAGGCAAAAACGCAC
Proteins encoded in this region:
- the NECTIN1 gene encoding nectin-1 isoform X7, with translation MASRLQTSCRASWWTIGVCILAAALLPGLQAQSVLVNDTVSGFIGTDVVLHCSFTNPLPIVKITQVTWQKATNGTKQNVAIYNPAMGVSILSPYKERVTFRNPSFKDGTIQLSRLELEDEGVYICEFATFPTGNREGQLNLTVLAKPTNWMEGTKRPLIAKSGRTEKILVATCTSSNGKPPSTVTWDTKLKGEAEFQEIRNSNGTITVISRYRLVPSREAHRQQLMCVVNYQLERFTDSITLNVQYEPEVTIEGFDGNWFLNRKDVKLTCKSDANPPAHTYEWKLPNGTLPGSVEIQNNTIYFKGPVSYSLAGTYVCEATNAIGTRSGLVEVNVTDKPLPQSAPGGIIGIVGGVIAAVFIIGVAVTVIIVYRRQQKRGSDPDNDLIDLPPSHKPAPPPKRKQDMKSHLTPEDIQVVHLDNMKHEEEIQKFPLQTPYYDMAAPEPSPYSDKLEVSSSQCWMSVSCLC
- the NECTIN1 gene encoding nectin-1 isoform X5 codes for the protein MASRLQTSCRASWWTIGVCILAAALLPGLQAQSVLVNDTVSGFIGTDVVLHCSFTNPLPIVKITQVTWQKATNGTKQNVAIYNPAMGVSILSPYKERVTFRNPSFKDGTIQLSRLELEDEGVYICEFATFPTGNREGQLNLTVLAKPTNWMEGTKRPLIAKSGRTEKILVATCTSSNGKPPSTVTWDTKLKGEAEFQEIRNSNGTITVISRYRLVPSREAHRQQLMCVVNYQLERFTDSITLNVQYEPEVTIEGFDGNWFLNRKDVKLTCKSDANPPAHTYEWKLPNGTLPGSVEIQNNTIYFKGPVSYSLAGTYVCEATNAIGTRSGLVEVNVTDKPLPQSAPGGIIGIVGGVIAAVFIIGVAVTVIIVYRRQQKRGSDPDNDLIDLPPSHKPAPPPKRKQDMKSHLTPEDIQVVHLDNMKHEEEIQKFPLQTPYYDMAAPEPSPYSDKLNPGNKDSDVQYAELDTSALSPSPRSSIHAGGDLVETLESVTQRYRMRVIT
- the NECTIN1 gene encoding nectin-1 isoform X6, translated to MASRLQTSCRASWWTIGVCILAAALLPGLQAQSVLVNDTVSGFIGTDVVLHCSFTNPLPIVKITQVTWQKATNGTKQNVAIYNPAMGVSILSPYKERVTFRNPSFKDGTIQLSRLELEDEGVYICEFATFPTGNREGQLNLTVLAKPTNWMEGTKRPLIAKSGRTEKILVATCTSSNGKPPSTVTWDTKLKGEAEFQEIRNSNGTITVISRYRLVPSREAHRQQLMCVVNYQLERFTDSITLNVQYEPEVTIEGFDGNWFLNRKDVKLTCKSDANPPAHTYEWKLPNGTLPGSVEIQNNTIYFKGPVSYSLAGTYVCEATNAIGTRSGLVEVNVTDKPLPQSAPGGIIGIVGGVIAAVFIIGVAVTVIIVYRRQQKRGSDPDNDLIDLPPSHKPAPPPKRKQDMKSHLTPEDIQVVHLDNMKHEEEIQKFPLQTPYYDMAAPEPSPYSDKLNPGNKDSDVQYAELDTSALSPSPRSSIHAGGDLVEYATIQPNFR